A stretch of the Clostridia bacterium genome encodes the following:
- a CDS encoding YvrJ family protein: MDEILQGVANFGFPIIVSAYLLIRMETKMENLQKAIVDLSHTIKNLSAK; this comes from the coding sequence TTGGATGAAATATTGCAAGGTGTGGCTAACTTTGGATTTCCAATTATAGTTTCAGCTTACCTACTGATCCGGATGGAAACTAAAATGGAAAATTTACAAAAAGCAATAGTTGATTTGTCTCATACCATTAAAAACTTAAGCGCGAAATGA
- a CDS encoding DUF2922 domain-containing protein, with the protein MNQSLVLVFLDADGKERQIRVDDPKIDLTPSEVETAMNTIVAKNIFGGSAFVSAAKAYIITTTTEDIYEQAV; encoded by the coding sequence TTGAATCAAAGCCTAGTACTTGTATTCCTTGATGCTGATGGCAAAGAGCGTCAGATCAGGGTTGATGACCCCAAAATCGATTTGACTCCAAGCGAGGTAGAAACGGCAATGAACACCATCGTTGCTAAGAACATCTTTGGAGGCAGTGCATTTGTAAGTGCAGCCAAAGCTTACATAATCACTACTACCACTGAAGATATCTATGAGCAAGCTGTGTAA
- a CDS encoding DUF1659 domain-containing protein produces the protein MALESREFPSALQLVYDMGTDDDGKKITRRRSYSNVKPDAVDQDLYDVAIALIGLQTNVANQILVNEKTELVNI, from the coding sequence ATGGCCCTTGAAAGCAGAGAATTCCCTAGTGCCCTGCAATTGGTATATGACATGGGAACGGATGATGATGGCAAAAAGATCACCCGAAGACGCTCTTATTCCAATGTCAAACCCGACGCTGTTGACCAGGATCTGTATGATGTAGCAATTGCTCTTATAGGATTGCAGACTAATGTCGCAAACCAGATTCTCGTTAACGAAAAGACCGAACTTGTAAATATCTAA